The following are encoded in a window of Arthrobacter sp. OAP107 genomic DNA:
- a CDS encoding CYTH and CHAD domain-containing protein: MTAEGLESEKKYDVDTGTALPDLAAIPGVGGVGEPHDAELEAVYFDTEDLVLASRRITLRRRSGGTDAGWHVKLPPEPASGSEEEPGPRREVHAPLGQANVVPEKLLAYLHAYLRGSDPVPVARLNTRRTTHALYGDDGVHLADFADDTVDAELLHGSGEKPAGQKHQWREWELELVHGQPEVFKAAAPVLASAGARPSGHESKLRRVLGEAAPKAPAAAEPAGVAEPAAVAESAGLAATDSTVGSSGGAKQPGGRKPGKKWPASAVVSEYLAGQISEILANDARVRLEEPDAVHAMRSATRRVRSALAVYRKLYGKGAVGRLRDELKWLGRILGTPRDAEVMQDRLRKHAAKLPRGEGADDVKQRIERELGTRLDAAYRKAQEVLLTDRYFRLLDDLEDFRDHPPVRPAASAPARKAARKLVGKSAKRLRRAHKSALRVKDGAGEKPGMELKDATAHEAALHQVRKDAKRLRHAAETVDPVFGRRAAKLAKAAHKQQTILGDHHDSVMARIFLGKLAGGPDLPEPVDAAYGSLLKREQKMAAKAETKYRKAHRKSRKAIRRGVG; the protein is encoded by the coding sequence ATGACTGCCGAAGGCCTTGAATCGGAGAAGAAGTACGACGTCGACACCGGCACGGCGCTGCCCGATCTCGCCGCCATCCCCGGGGTGGGCGGCGTGGGTGAACCGCATGATGCTGAACTCGAAGCAGTCTACTTCGACACCGAGGACCTCGTCCTCGCCTCCCGCCGCATCACCCTGCGGCGCAGGAGCGGCGGAACCGATGCCGGCTGGCATGTGAAGCTGCCACCGGAACCTGCATCAGGGTCAGAGGAGGAGCCGGGGCCACGCCGGGAGGTCCACGCCCCGCTGGGCCAGGCCAACGTCGTCCCCGAGAAACTGCTGGCCTACCTGCACGCCTACCTCCGCGGATCGGATCCGGTGCCTGTAGCCCGGCTGAACACCCGGCGCACCACCCATGCACTCTACGGGGACGACGGCGTGCACCTCGCCGACTTCGCCGATGACACCGTGGACGCCGAGCTTCTTCACGGGTCAGGTGAGAAACCGGCAGGCCAGAAGCATCAGTGGCGCGAATGGGAACTCGAGCTGGTTCACGGCCAGCCGGAGGTCTTCAAGGCAGCGGCGCCGGTGCTGGCGTCGGCGGGTGCCCGGCCGTCAGGGCACGAGTCCAAGCTGCGGCGCGTGCTGGGGGAGGCGGCGCCGAAAGCCCCCGCCGCTGCAGAACCTGCAGGCGTTGCAGAACCTGCAGCCGTTGCAGAATCTGCAGGCCTTGCCGCGACTGACAGCACAGTGGGATCTTCCGGAGGGGCGAAGCAGCCCGGGGGCAGGAAACCGGGCAAGAAATGGCCGGCGTCCGCCGTCGTAAGCGAATACCTGGCCGGGCAGATCAGCGAAATCCTGGCCAACGACGCCCGGGTACGGCTGGAGGAGCCGGACGCGGTTCATGCGATGCGCTCGGCCACCCGCCGGGTGCGGTCGGCACTCGCGGTCTACCGGAAGCTGTATGGCAAGGGCGCCGTTGGCCGGCTGCGCGACGAGCTCAAGTGGCTGGGCCGGATCCTCGGCACGCCCCGCGACGCCGAAGTCATGCAGGACCGGCTACGGAAGCACGCGGCGAAGCTTCCGCGGGGTGAGGGGGCCGACGACGTGAAACAGCGGATCGAGCGGGAGCTGGGCACCAGGCTGGACGCCGCCTACCGCAAGGCGCAGGAAGTGCTCCTGACCGACCGCTACTTCCGCCTCCTCGACGACCTCGAAGACTTCCGCGACCACCCGCCCGTCCGCCCGGCCGCTTCCGCACCCGCGCGTAAGGCCGCCCGCAAGCTGGTGGGCAAGTCGGCCAAACGGCTGCGTCGCGCCCACAAGTCGGCTTTGCGGGTCAAGGACGGCGCCGGCGAAAAACCCGGCATGGAGCTCAAAGATGCCACCGCGCACGAAGCCGCGCTGCACCAGGTACGGAAGGACGCCAAACGGCTGCGGCATGCTGCCGAGACCGTGGACCCGGTCTTCGGCCGGCGGGCCGCCAAGCTGGCCAAGGCGGCGCACAAGCAGCAGACGATCCTCGGCGACCACCACGACAGCGTGATGGCGCGGATTTTCCTGGGGAAGCTCGCCGGCGGCCCCGACCTGCCGGAGCCGGTGGATGCGGCCTACGGCTCGCTCCTGAAGCGGGAACAGAAGATGGCAGCCAAGGCCGAAACCAAGTACCGCAAGGCGCACCGGAAGTCCCGGAAGGCCATCCGGCGCGGAGTGGGATAG